A single genomic interval of Armigeres subalbatus isolate Guangzhou_Male chromosome 1, GZ_Asu_2, whole genome shotgun sequence harbors:
- the LOC134208251 gene encoding small ribosomal subunit protein uS11m gives MFLRPFEMLANVLRVIPKRAIHQSATLLKVEDRKAMLASVPSKDDGTVGERVIDIDALINKKDKIFPDANTPTTLFNGIPFNEIPICNIRVSPNNTIITICDAKGVPQFIRSCGIEGFKNTRKGTNIAAQATAISISTRAIERGFKNVRVTVRGLGPGRMSAIKGLEMAGMNIVSITDTTRVSWNPPRPRKQRKL, from the exons ATGTTCCTGCGACCCTTCGAAATGTTAGCCAACGTGCTACGTGTGATTCCCAAACGAGCTATCCACCAAAGTGCAACTTTGCTCAAGGTTGAAGATCGCAAAGCCATGCTCGCTTCCGTGCCCAGCAAAGACGATGGCACGGTCGGTGAACGAGTTATCGATATCGATGCACTGATTAACAA AAAAGATAAGATCTTCCCGGATGCCAACACACCGACGACCCTGTTCAATGGCATTCCTTTCAACGAGATTCCGATCTGCAATATCCGAGTGTCGCCGAACAACACCATCATCACGATATGCGATGCCAAGGGGGTGCCCCAGTTCATACGGTCCTGCGGCATCGAGGGGTTCAAGAATACCCGCAAGGGGACGAACATCGCGGCACAAGCCACGGCCATCAGCATCAGTACG AGAGCGATTGAACGTGGTTTCAAGAACGTGCGGGTGACAGTTCGAGGGCTTGGTCCGGGGCGGATG tCGGCAATCAAAGGATTGGAAATGGCTGGTATGAATATTGTGTCGATAACGGATACGACGCGTGTGTCGTGGAATCCACCGCGACCTCGGAAACAACGGAAACTATAA
- the LOC134206083 gene encoding uncharacterized protein LOC134206083, protein MSRIGFRGEKAFLLLYVDDILVVSRCFGVISAIKKLLKTEFSMQAVQARVNAHGSGPATTDHWVHAKRILQYLQGTADHGLVYERLTVSDHQVIGFADANWATDVNDRGSVSGLYKLYGATVSWSTRKQSTVSLSSTEAKCSALADAACEAIWIQKVLGELGVQEGRSHYCTRTSNQPSRLWSRLDLRSD, encoded by the exons ATGTCCAGAATTGGTTTTCGTGGCGAAAAGGCGTTTCTGCTGCTATACGTGGACGATATCCTTGTCGTGTCTCGCTGCTTTGGCGTGATTAGTGCAATCAAGAAGCTGCTGAAGACGGAGTTCTCGATGCAAG CAGTGCAAGCCCGTGTCAACGCCCATGGAAGCGGGCCTGCAACTACGGACCACTGGGTGCACGCAAAAAGGATTTTGCAGTATCTGCAGGGGACAGCCGATCACGGACTGGTGTACGAACGGTTAACAGTATCGGACCATCAGGTGATTGGTTTTGCGGATGCAAACTGGGCGACTGACGTCAACGACAGGGGTTCGGTTTCCGGACTGTACAAGCTGTACGGAGCTACAGTTAGTTGGAGCACTAGGAAGCAGAGCACCGTATCCTTGTCGTCGACCGAAGCGAAGTGTTCCGCTCTAGCAGATGCAGCGTGTGAGGCCATTTGGATCCAAAAGGTCTTAGGTGAGTTAGGAGTGCAAGAAGGGCGATCGCACTATTGTACGAGGACAAGCAATCAACCATCGCGATTATGGAGTCGGCTGGACCTTCGAAGCGACTGA